Below is a window of Georgenia soli DNA.
GTGCCGGTTCGGGCCGGCGCTCCTCCGACGCCGCCAGCAGGGCCGCGTAGCGGCCGCCCGCCGCCGCGAGGGTCTCGTGGTCACCGAGCTCGACGACGCGTCCGCCGTCGAGGACCGCGATGAGGTCGGCGTCGCGCACGGTGGAGAGGCGGTGGGCGACGGTGATGGTGGTACGGCCGCGGCTGACGACGTCCAGGGCGGCCTGCACCTGGCGCTCGGTGCGGGTGTCCAGCGCACTGGTCGCCTCGTCCAGGACGAGCACCCGGGGGTCGCGCAGCAGGGTCCGGGCGACGGCGAGCCGCTGCTTCTCACCGCCGGAGAAGCGGTGGCCGCGCGCCCCGACGAGGGTGTCGTAGCCGTCCGGCAGGGAGGTGACGAGGTCGTGCACCTGCGCCGCGCGGGCGGCCTCCTCGATCTCGGCGTCGGTGGCGTCCGGGCGTGCGTACCGCAGGTTCTCGCGGACGCTGGCGTGCAGCAGGTAGGTCTCCTGCGGGACGAGGCCGACGATCTCGGCGAGGGTGCTCAGCCGCAGGTCGCGCACGTCGACCCCGTCGATGCTCACCCGCCCGGCCGACGGGTCGCGCAGCCGCCCCACCAGGGAGGCGAGGGTCGTCTTCCCGGCCCCGGTGGCGCCCACCAGCGCCAGGCGGGTGCCGGCGGGGACCGTCAGGTCGACCTGGTCGAGCGCGGGCCGCCCGGCGCCGGGGTAGGTGAGGCTGACGCCCTCGAACCGGACCGTGCCGCGGACCTCGGCCGGGTCGAGCTCGACGGGCTGCGCCGGGTCCGCGATGTCGACGGGGAGGTCGAGATACTCGAAGATCCGGCTGAAGAGCGCCAGCGAGCTGGTCACCTGCACCCCCACGTCGAGCACGCCCATGAGCGGGCGGAACAGCCCGGCCTGCAGGGCGGTGAACGCGACCAGGGTGCCGATGGTCATCCCGCCCGAGGTGGCCGGGAGACCGGCCGCGAGGTAGATGAGCGCGGGGATCGCGGCGAAGATGACGCTCATCGTCGCCATGCGCCAGCGGCCCGCGAGCTCGGCGCGGACCTCGAGGTCCAGCAGGCCCTCCGACCCGGCGCGGAACCGGTCGGAGAGCACGGGCCCGGTGCCCATGGTCTTGCCCAGCAGCACCCCGCTGACCGAGAGCGACTCCTCGACCTGGCCGTGCAGGTCGGCGAGCGCGCGCTGGCGCCGCGCCGTGACGGCCCGCCGCATGAGCGCCACGCGGCGGGTGAGCCAGATCGCCGGCGGCAGCACGACGAGGGAGAGCAGCGACAGGCGCCAACTCAGGGCGGCCATGGCCACGGCGGTCCCGACGGCCGTGGTGACGTTGGACGCGACCGACGTGGCCGCTGTCGTCACCACGGACTGCATGGCGCCGAT
It encodes the following:
- a CDS encoding ABC transporter ATP-binding protein, which gives rise to MSDVIAGPPRGGRRGDSPARKDPKDLAQLESHPVSLRRIGGLFRPHAGRLAVVAGLIVAASAVGLAMPFLTRRVIDEAIPRQDVPLLMLLVAGMLAVTVVGSVLGVVQTWLSTTVGQRVMHGLRTDVFVHLQRQSLDFFTRTRGGEVQSRLTHDIGAMQSVVTTAATSVASNVTTAVGTAVAMAALSWRLSLLSLVVLPPAIWLTRRVALMRRAVTARRQRALADLHGQVEESLSVSGVLLGKTMGTGPVLSDRFRAGSEGLLDLEVRAELAGRWRMATMSVIFAAIPALIYLAAGLPATSGGMTIGTLVAFTALQAGLFRPLMGVLDVGVQVTSSLALFSRIFEYLDLPVDIADPAQPVELDPAEVRGTVRFEGVSLTYPGAGRPALDQVDLTVPAGTRLALVGATGAGKTTLASLVGRLRDPSAGRVSIDGVDVRDLRLSTLAEIVGLVPQETYLLHASVRENLRYARPDATDAEIEEAARAAQVHDLVTSLPDGYDTLVGARGHRFSGGEKQRLAVARTLLRDPRVLVLDEATSALDTRTERQVQAALDVVSRGRTTITVAHRLSTVRDADLIAVLDGGRVVELGDHETLAAAGGRYAALLAASEERRPEPALAA